TACTACGGGACGGCGCACTTCTGGCCGGTGTCCGCGCCGGCGCAGCTGCTCTACCCCACCGTCTACGCGACCCTCGGCTACGGCCTGCCCGCGGCCATCGGGGCCGGGGTCGGTGCCCCGGGACGGCCGGTGGTCGCCCTGGTCGGGGACGGCGCGCTGATGTTCTCGCTCGCCGAGCTGGCCACGGCGGTCGAGCAGCGGCTGCCCCTGCCCGTCGTCGTCGTCAACGACCACGGCTACACCGAGATCCGCGACGGCATGCGCCGGGCCGGCATCCCCCCGTTCGCCGTGGACCTGCACACCCCGGACTTCGCCGCGGTCGGCCGGGCCGTGGGCGCGCGGGGCGTGTCCGCCCGCTCGGTGGAGGACGCGGTCGCCGCGGTGGTGCGGGCCCTGGACGCCGACGGGCCCTCGGTGGTCGAGGTCGACGCCGGCGCGCTGGCCGCCGCGGCGGGGACGCCCTGATGGCCACCCGACCGCCGGCCCGGGACCGCGACCAGGTCACGGTCCTGTCGCGTTCCCCCGCGCGACCTGCCCTTCCGGGCGGGGAGTCCGCAGGATCCACCCCAGAGCACACCCCAGCGAACCCGACCCCAGGAGATCCGATGTCCGCGCGCCGCAAGTCACTGACGTCCCGCCCCGTCCGCGGTGCGGCCCTGCTCGTGGCCGTCGCGGCACTCACCGCCGCGTGCGGCGGCGCGTCCGACGGGGAGGGCGAGGAGACCGGGGCGGCCGCGTCCACGGCCGGCGGCGAGGCCGCGGCCGCGGTGGAGGCCGACCAGGAGCTCAACGCCATGCTCCCGGCCGACGTCCGGGACGCCGGCACGCTCGAGGTCGGCACCGAGGCCCTGTACCCGCCCTACGAGTACCTCGACGAGGACGGCCAGACGATCATCGGGCTCGACCCGGACCTGCTCGACGCGATCACCGGCCGGCTGGGCGTCGAGTACACGCTCACCAACACCGCCTTCGACGGGCTGCTGCCGGCGCTGGACGGCGACCGGTTCGACGTGGTCGCCGCCGCGGTCACCGACACCACCGAGCGGCAGGCGAACTACGACTTCGTCGACTACTTCCTGGCCGGCCAGGCGATCGTGGTCGCCTCGGGCAACCCGGAGGGCATCGAGGCGGTCGAGGACCTCTGCGGCCAGCCGGTCTCGGTGCTGGTGTCCTCGGCGCAGGAGTCCCTGCTCAACCAGTTCAACGGCGAGCAGTGCGCCGCCGACCCGATCCAGATCACGTCCCTGCCGACCGACCAGGACGCGCTGCTGCAGGTGCAGAGCGGGCGGGCGACGGCCAGCTTCACCCAGGAGCCGGTCGGCCGCTACAACGCCGCCCAGATCGCCGGCGGCAACGCCTTCGAGGTGGCCAACTCCGAGACCCTGTTCCCGAGCCCGCTCGGCTACGTCTTCGACAAGGAGGACACCGAGCTGCGCGACGCCTGGCAGGCCGCGCTGCAGTCCCTGATCGAGGACGGGACCTACACCGAGATCCTGGAGTCCCACGGGCTGGAGTCCGGCGCGGTCGACGAGGCCACGATCAACGCCGGCACGCAGTGACCGCGTCCACCCCGTCGCGCACCGCGGCGGCTCCTCCCGACCCCGGCACGCTGAAGGCCGTCCCGGTCCGCCACTACGGGCAGTGGGTGGCCGCCGTCGTCTGCCTGGGGCTGCTGGTCCTGCTGGTCCGCGCCGTGGCGACGAACGAGACGATCCAGTGGGACGTCATCGGGTCCCGGATCTTCTTCGACGCCATCCTCGACGGCCTGGTGACCACGATCTGGCTCACCGTGGCCAGCATGGTCCTGGGCGTCCTCGGCGGCGTGCTCGTCGCGGTGCTCCGGCTGTCGGACAACCTGCTGCTGAGGAGCATCAGCGCCGCCTTCGTGTGGCTGTTCCGCGGCACCCCGGTGCTCGTGCAGATCCTCATCTGGTTCAACCTGGCGCTGTTCTTCCCGCGGCTGGGGTTCGGCAGCGCGAGCGTCTCGACCAACGACCTGATCACCCCGTTCACGGCGGCGCTGCTGGCGCTGACCCTCAACGAGGCCGCCTACATGTCCGAGATCGTCCGCGGCGGGATCCTCGCCGTGGACGGCGGCCAGCGGGAGGCCGCCGAGGCGCTCGGGATGACCAGCGGCCTGGTGCTGCGGCGGATCGTCCTGCCGCAGGCGATGAAGGTGATCATCCCGCCGACGGGCAACGAGCTGGTGACGCTGCTGAAGACGACCTCGCTGGTCGCGGTCATCGGTGCCGGCGACCTGCTCACCCAGGCCCAGGCCGTGGGCGCCACCGACTTCACCCGCCTGGAGATGCTCATCGTCGCCAGCATCTGGTACCTGGTCCTCACGACGATCGCCAGCGCCGGCCAGGCGCTGCTCGAGCGCCGCTTCCTGCGGGGCAGCACGCACGCCCGCGGCCGGTCCTCGCTGCTGCGGCGGATCGCGACGGACCTGCGGCCGGGACGCAACCAGGCGGCCGGCGCGGTCCCCGCGCCGGTGCCCCCGTCCGAGGAGAGGGACGCGCGCTGATGACGACCGGGTCTGCCGCGGAGGCCGCCACCGTGTCCGGAGGTGAGCGGCTGGTGGTGGAGGCGCTGGGCATCCACAAGTCCTACGGGTCCCTGGAGGTCCTCAGGGGCGTCGACCTGCGGGTGCGCCCCGGCGAGGTCACCTGCCTGCTGGGCCCCTCCGGGTCGGGCAAGTCCACCCTGCTGCGCTGCCTCAACCACCTCGAGCGGGTCGACGCCGGGACCGTCCGGATCGACGGGGAGCTGGTCGGTTACCGGGTCAAGGGCGACAAGGTCTACGAGCTGCCCAAGCGCGAGGTGGCCCAGCAGCGCCGCAACGTCGGCATGGTGTTCCAGCGGTTCAACCTCTTCCCCCACATGACGGTGGTGCAGAACGTCATCGAGGCGCCCACCCGGGTGCTGGGACAGCCGAGGGCCGAGGCCCGGGAACGGGCGCGGGAGCTGCTGGCCCAGGTCGGGCTGGCGGACAAGGCCCAGGCCTACCCCGTCCAGCTGTCCGGCGGCCAGCAGCAGCGGGTCGCGATCGCCCGGGCACTCGCCATGCAGCCCAAGCTCATGCTCTTCGACGAGCCCACCTCGGCCCTCGACCCCGAGCTGGTCGGCGAGGTGCTCGACGTGATGCGCCGCCTGGCCGACGGCGGGATGACGATGGTCGTGGTCACGCACGAGATCGGCTTCGCCCGCGAGGTCGGGGACACGGTCGTCTTCCTGGACGGCGGGGTCGTCGTCGAGGAGGGCACGCCCGCCGACGTGCTGGGCCGGCCGCAGCACGAGCGCACCCGCTCGTTCCTCAGCAAGGTGCTCTGATGGCCCCGCCCGCCTGCCCGCCGACCGGCCGGCGGGCGGGGTCAGCCGCGGGTGAGCCGGCGCACCTCGGCGGCCACGGCGTCCCGGTCGGCGGCCAGCAGTGCCCGGAGGGCGGGCACCGAGCGCGCGGACCGGGCGGCCGCGTAGACGGCCCGCGTCCCCGACGAGCGGGCGGCCCACACCGCGGCGTTGACCGCCAGCCGCGTCCGGGCCAGCGGGAGGAGGACCTGCGCCTCCGCGTCGTCCAGCGACGCCTCCCGGCCCCAGCCGGCGACCACGTCGAGCAGCCCCCGCAGCGGATCGGCGGTGAGCCGGGCGGCGTAGCCGGCTGCCACCGCCAGCTCGGCCACCCGCAGCCCCAGCAGCATGTCGCCGAAGTCGAGGACCCCGATCACCCGGGGGCGCCCGCCGACCCGCCCGACGAGGAGGTTGGCGTCGTGCAGGTCCTGGTGCACGACGGTGCGCGGCAGCCCGGCGAGGTGCGGCGCCACGTCGGCGGCGAACCCCTCGGCGGCCGCGGCGGCGAGCTCCCGGACCACCGGGTCCCGGACGTCGGGCAGCGCCTGCAGGATGGTCCGCCGTCCGCGGGAGGCCTCCCACACGTGGGTCAGGCCCGGTGGCGGCGGAGGCGCGGTGGCGAGGGCCGCGGAGAGCCGGGCGGCGGTCCCGCCGACCGCGCGCAGCAGGTCCCGGTCCACCTCGGCCGCGTGCAGCGGGAGACCGGTCAGCCACTCCTCCACCACCACCAGGACGGGGATCCCGCCGGCGTCGGCTCCGGACACGGCCGACCCGCTGCGGTCGGGGAGGACGCCGGGCACGGGCTGCCCCTCGCCGGCCAGGCGGGTCATCACGGCGGTGCGCCACTCGAGCGCCGGGCGCTCCTCCGCCTCGTCCCGGGTGACCTTGACCGCGAAGCCGCGGCCGGCGTCGTCCTCCAGGCGGCAGATGGTGGCCAGCTCCCCCTCGACCGGCTCGATCCGCCGGGGCCGCCACCCGTAGCGCTCGGCGACGAGGGCCCGCACCTGCTCGACGCCGAGGTCGAGGACCCGCCCGCCCGGCGGCTCCGGGGAGGGCTCGCCCACGACCACGCCCACGGCCCCCTGCCGGTCGAGCCCCCCACACTGGTGCCCGATCCTGCTCGTGGCGCGCCGGCCGGCGCAATCCCGGAGGGACCGTGACGTCGCAGCGCATGCACATGGCCAACAGCTACGACCCCGCC
This region of Geodermatophilus bullaregiensis genomic DNA includes:
- a CDS encoding ABC transporter substrate-binding protein, which encodes MSARRKSLTSRPVRGAALLVAVAALTAACGGASDGEGEETGAAASTAGGEAAAAVEADQELNAMLPADVRDAGTLEVGTEALYPPYEYLDEDGQTIIGLDPDLLDAITGRLGVEYTLTNTAFDGLLPALDGDRFDVVAAAVTDTTERQANYDFVDYFLAGQAIVVASGNPEGIEAVEDLCGQPVSVLVSSAQESLLNQFNGEQCAADPIQITSLPTDQDALLQVQSGRATASFTQEPVGRYNAAQIAGGNAFEVANSETLFPSPLGYVFDKEDTELRDAWQAALQSLIEDGTYTEILESHGLESGAVDEATINAGTQ
- a CDS encoding amino acid ABC transporter permease → MTASTPSRTAAAPPDPGTLKAVPVRHYGQWVAAVVCLGLLVLLVRAVATNETIQWDVIGSRIFFDAILDGLVTTIWLTVASMVLGVLGGVLVAVLRLSDNLLLRSISAAFVWLFRGTPVLVQILIWFNLALFFPRLGFGSASVSTNDLITPFTAALLALTLNEAAYMSEIVRGGILAVDGGQREAAEALGMTSGLVLRRIVLPQAMKVIIPPTGNELVTLLKTTSLVAVIGAGDLLTQAQAVGATDFTRLEMLIVASIWYLVLTTIASAGQALLERRFLRGSTHARGRSSLLRRIATDLRPGRNQAAGAVPAPVPPSEERDAR
- a CDS encoding amino acid ABC transporter ATP-binding protein — its product is MTTGSAAEAATVSGGERLVVEALGIHKSYGSLEVLRGVDLRVRPGEVTCLLGPSGSGKSTLLRCLNHLERVDAGTVRIDGELVGYRVKGDKVYELPKREVAQQRRNVGMVFQRFNLFPHMTVVQNVIEAPTRVLGQPRAEARERARELLAQVGLADKAQAYPVQLSGGQQQRVAIARALAMQPKLMLFDEPTSALDPELVGEVLDVMRRLADGGMTMVVVTHEIGFAREVGDTVVFLDGGVVVEEGTPADVLGRPQHERTRSFLSKVL
- a CDS encoding phosphotransferase, which gives rise to MGVVVGEPSPEPPGGRVLDLGVEQVRALVAERYGWRPRRIEPVEGELATICRLEDDAGRGFAVKVTRDEAEERPALEWRTAVMTRLAGEGQPVPGVLPDRSGSAVSGADAGGIPVLVVVEEWLTGLPLHAAEVDRDLLRAVGGTAARLSAALATAPPPPPGLTHVWEASRGRRTILQALPDVRDPVVRELAAAAAEGFAADVAPHLAGLPRTVVHQDLHDANLLVGRVGGRPRVIGVLDFGDMLLGLRVAELAVAAGYAARLTADPLRGLLDVVAGWGREASLDDAEAQVLLPLARTRLAVNAAVWAARSSGTRAVYAAARSARSVPALRALLAADRDAVAAEVRRLTRG